The Streptomyces sp. NBC_00440 genome contains a region encoding:
- a CDS encoding EamA family transporter — MTPTVILAVVIAAITHASWNAIAHHIKDQLVSFALISGGGLLVGVLGALFVPFPAAAAWPFLLVSAALHVTYMLLLMRSFTLGDFGQMYPIARGTAPLVVTVLAAVFVHEIPNGWQLAGVAVACAGLVGVALWGLKGSRPQWPAIIAALATGLAIASYTTVDGVGVRDSGSSLGYIAWLMILEGIAIPAYALYRRRGQLAAQLRPYAATGLVGGAMSVVAYGLVLWAQTRAPLAPIAALRESSIIVGAAIGALFFKEKFGAPRIAAAGLMVVGIGLMLHTAA; from the coding sequence GTGACCCCCACGGTCATCCTCGCCGTCGTCATCGCGGCGATAACGCACGCCAGCTGGAACGCCATCGCCCACCACATCAAGGATCAGCTGGTCTCCTTCGCGCTGATCTCCGGGGGCGGGCTGCTGGTCGGGGTGCTGGGCGCGCTGTTCGTCCCCTTCCCGGCCGCCGCAGCGTGGCCGTTCCTGCTGGTCTCGGCCGCGCTGCACGTCACGTACATGCTGCTGCTGATGCGGTCGTTCACCCTCGGCGACTTCGGCCAGATGTACCCGATCGCGCGCGGCACGGCGCCGCTCGTGGTGACCGTGCTGGCCGCGGTCTTCGTCCATGAGATCCCGAACGGCTGGCAGTTGGCGGGGGTGGCGGTCGCCTGCGCCGGACTCGTCGGGGTGGCCCTCTGGGGCCTGAAGGGGTCCCGCCCGCAGTGGCCGGCGATCATCGCGGCCCTCGCCACCGGCCTGGCCATCGCCTCGTACACCACAGTCGACGGCGTCGGTGTCCGCGACTCCGGCTCCTCGCTGGGCTATATCGCCTGGCTGATGATCCTGGAGGGAATCGCCATCCCGGCGTACGCGCTGTACCGGCGCCGTGGCCAACTGGCCGCCCAGCTACGCCCGTACGCCGCCACCGGGCTGGTCGGCGGCGCGATGTCGGTGGTCGCGTACGGGCTGGTCCTGTGGGCCCAGACCCGCGCCCCGCTCGCCCCGATCGCCGCGCTGCGGGAGTCGTCGATCATCGTGGGCGCGGCGATCGGCGCGCTCTTCTTCAAGGAGAAGTTCGGGGCGCCGAGGATCGCGGCGGCCGGTCTGATGGTGGTCGGTATCGGGCTGATGCTGCATACGGCGGCTTAG
- a CDS encoding MFS transporter produces the protein METGPESGMETGSEPGMETGSEPGTETGTMKAVTWRLMPFLVLLYLVAYVDRSNIGFAKLTLQNELGLSNAAFTLGQVGFFVAYAIFEVPSNIFLERFGARRWFTRILISWGLVTALTALVSTGWQFYTARFLLGAAEAGFYPGVLYFLTKWYPYRYRARMTGWFMMSTPLAFIIGNPLMGALGGLDGVLGIKGWQWIFIATGVPAVLLGFLTLRVLPDGPERVGWLKDGEKKWIADELAVESSTLGGTHESPLRTLRDKRVVLMSLYFLCFPLGAYGLSFWLPTIVDGFGGLSGTAVGFVTAIPYVFVAIGLYVVPKLADRSGSRYPWIAGSAAVGAVGLAGSALVPAGDHVLQMAFISLAAMCIFAGQPVLWSLPSRFLTGVQAASGIAMINAVGNLGGGFGPMGIGVIVDRTGSAVAGLWFLVAAMVVAAVATYGIKRLIENGRVVDHVPDVPVESGL, from the coding sequence ATGGAGACCGGCCCAGAATCCGGCATGGAGACCGGCTCAGAGCCCGGCATGGAGACCGGCTCAGAGCCCGGTACGGAGACCGGCACGATGAAGGCGGTGACCTGGCGGCTGATGCCGTTCCTGGTCCTGCTCTATCTGGTCGCCTATGTGGACCGCTCGAACATCGGCTTCGCCAAGCTGACGCTCCAGAACGAACTGGGGCTGTCCAATGCCGCGTTCACCCTCGGCCAGGTGGGATTCTTCGTCGCCTACGCGATCTTCGAGGTGCCCAGCAATATCTTCCTGGAACGGTTCGGGGCCCGCCGCTGGTTCACCCGCATCCTGATCAGCTGGGGCCTGGTCACCGCCCTCACCGCGCTGGTCAGCACCGGCTGGCAGTTCTACACCGCCCGGTTCCTGCTGGGCGCGGCCGAGGCCGGCTTCTATCCGGGCGTCCTCTACTTCCTGACCAAGTGGTACCCGTACCGCTACCGCGCCCGGATGACGGGCTGGTTCATGATGTCCACACCGCTCGCCTTCATCATCGGCAATCCGCTGATGGGCGCACTCGGCGGCCTCGACGGCGTGCTCGGCATCAAGGGCTGGCAGTGGATCTTCATCGCCACCGGTGTTCCCGCGGTGCTCCTCGGCTTCCTCACCTTGCGGGTCCTGCCCGACGGCCCCGAGCGGGTCGGCTGGCTCAAGGACGGCGAGAAGAAGTGGATCGCCGACGAACTGGCTGTCGAGAGCAGCACGCTGGGCGGCACCCATGAATCCCCGCTGAGGACCCTCCGCGACAAGCGCGTGGTCCTGATGTCCCTGTACTTCCTGTGTTTCCCGCTCGGTGCGTACGGACTCAGCTTCTGGCTGCCGACGATCGTGGACGGCTTCGGCGGGCTGTCCGGGACGGCCGTCGGCTTCGTCACGGCCATCCCGTACGTCTTCGTGGCCATCGGCCTGTACGTCGTTCCCAAGCTCGCCGACCGCAGCGGCTCCCGCTACCCGTGGATCGCCGGTAGCGCGGCGGTCGGCGCCGTCGGACTCGCGGGCTCCGCGCTGGTCCCGGCGGGCGACCATGTGCTCCAGATGGCCTTCATCAGCCTCGCCGCGATGTGTATCTTCGCCGGTCAGCCGGTGCTCTGGTCACTGCCGTCGCGGTTCCTGACCGGGGTGCAGGCCGCCTCCGGCATCGCCATGATCAACGCGGTCGGCAACCTGGGCGGTGGATTCGGCCCGATGGGAATCGGTGTGATCGTGGACCGCACCGGGTCCGCGGTGGCCGGACTGTGGTTCCTGGTGGCCGCGATGGTGGTGGCCGCGGTGGCGACGTACGGCATCAAGCGGCTGATCGAGAACGGCAGGGTCGTCGACCACGTGCCGGACGTGCCGGTGGAGAGCGGGCTGTAG
- a CDS encoding IlvD/Edd family dehydratase, with product MAPQLRSRAWFGDGGKNGFISRHHLRAMGRGGHNFDGRPVIGICNTFSELTPCNGHLQLLADAVKRGVLQAGGFPLEFPAMSLGEPFLRPTSMLYRNLAAMEIEEQIRANPIDAVVLLTGCDKTTPAALMGAASAGVPSMVFTGGPMLNGRFKGRNVGSGTDIWRMTEELRAGTITQEEFTEFESSLNRSAGHCMTMGTASTMACLAEALGMMVPGGSGLPAVDARRGTLAEETGARAVELATSGLTPQRIMTRNAFENAIRVNAAIGGSTNAVVHLLAIAGRLGVPLSLDDFDRLGAELPLLIDLMPSGRFLMEEFAYAGGLPALINDLREHLHRDTVTVTGRSLLENCEGVEVYDREVIRSFGNPVLPAGSGTAVLHGNLAPDGAVIKQSAAEPRLLSHTGPALVFDSLEEYLDVVEDPDLDVTADTVLVVRNTGPRGYPGMPEVGNLALPKKLLDAGVRDMVRISDARMSGTAFGTCVLHVAPEAAVGGPLAFVRTGDQVCLDVPGRRLDVLVDDAELARRRSGWTAPKPPVERGWTYLYTQHVTQADTGVDLDFLVGSTDSAPPRQAF from the coding sequence ATGGCACCGCAGCTGCGCAGCCGCGCCTGGTTCGGGGACGGCGGCAAGAACGGCTTCATCTCGCGCCATCACCTGCGGGCCATGGGGCGCGGCGGCCACAACTTCGACGGCAGGCCGGTCATCGGCATCTGCAACACCTTCTCCGAGCTGACGCCCTGCAACGGGCATCTCCAGCTCCTCGCGGACGCGGTGAAGCGCGGAGTGCTCCAGGCCGGCGGGTTCCCCCTCGAATTCCCCGCGATGTCGCTCGGGGAGCCGTTCCTGCGTCCGACCTCCATGCTCTACCGCAACCTGGCCGCGATGGAGATAGAGGAGCAGATCCGGGCCAACCCGATCGACGCCGTCGTCCTGCTCACCGGCTGCGACAAGACGACGCCGGCCGCGCTGATGGGCGCGGCCAGCGCGGGCGTGCCCTCGATGGTCTTCACCGGCGGCCCGATGCTCAACGGCCGCTTCAAGGGCCGCAACGTGGGCTCGGGCACGGACATCTGGCGGATGACCGAGGAGCTGCGGGCCGGGACGATCACCCAGGAGGAGTTCACCGAGTTCGAGTCCTCGCTGAACCGCTCGGCCGGTCACTGCATGACCATGGGCACCGCATCCACCATGGCCTGTCTGGCCGAGGCCCTGGGCATGATGGTGCCGGGCGGCTCGGGTCTGCCCGCGGTCGACGCCCGGCGCGGCACGCTCGCCGAGGAGACCGGCGCCCGCGCCGTCGAGCTGGCGACGAGCGGCCTCACCCCCCAGCGGATCATGACGCGCAACGCATTCGAGAACGCCATCCGCGTCAACGCGGCCATCGGCGGTTCCACCAATGCCGTCGTGCATCTGCTCGCCATCGCGGGACGGCTCGGCGTGCCGCTCAGCCTCGACGACTTCGACCGGCTGGGCGCAGAACTGCCGCTGCTGATCGACCTGATGCCGTCCGGCCGCTTCCTGATGGAGGAGTTCGCGTACGCGGGTGGCCTGCCCGCCCTCATCAACGATCTGCGCGAACACCTCCACCGCGACACGGTCACCGTCACCGGCCGCTCTCTCCTGGAGAACTGCGAAGGCGTCGAGGTGTACGACCGCGAGGTCATCCGCTCCTTCGGCAATCCGGTGCTGCCCGCGGGCAGCGGGACGGCCGTGCTGCACGGCAATCTCGCCCCGGACGGGGCCGTCATCAAACAGTCCGCAGCCGAGCCGCGGCTGCTCAGCCATACCGGTCCCGCTCTGGTCTTCGACTCACTGGAGGAGTACCTGGACGTCGTCGAGGACCCGGATCTCGATGTCACGGCCGACACCGTCCTGGTCGTCCGCAACACCGGCCCCCGGGGTTACCCCGGTATGCCGGAGGTGGGCAACCTCGCACTGCCGAAGAAGCTGCTCGACGCGGGCGTGCGCGACATGGTCCGTATCTCCGATGCCCGGATGTCCGGGACCGCCTTCGGCACCTGTGTGCTGCACGTGGCGCCAGAAGCAGCCGTCGGCGGCCCGCTCGCGTTCGTACGGACCGGCGACCAGGTCTGTCTCGATGTCCCGGGCCGTCGTCTCGACGTCCTGGTGGACGATGCCGAGCTGGCACGGCGCAGGAGCGGGTGGACGGCGCCGAAGCCGCCCGTCGAGCGCGGCTGGACGTACCTCTACACCCAGCACGTCACGCAGGCCGACACCGGCGTCGACCTGGACTTCCTGGTCGGCTCGACCGACTCCGCCCCGCCGCGCCAGGCCTTCTGA